The Neodiprion pinetum isolate iyNeoPine1 chromosome 5, iyNeoPine1.2, whole genome shotgun sequence genome segment ccAAGTTGTGAAACGAGGATTATTTTCACAGAAATGCATCGTTGCGATAACGCTACTCATTTCAAGCTTGTtaaaatgatcaattttttccaaaccCATGATCATAAACGTACCTTGACAAAGACCTGAGCTTCTCTGCTCAATATTTTGCGAAATTTATCCGGATTCTTTCACCCTGCGTTATTATTCCATGCGAACTATACTCGGCGAAAGTTCAGCGGCAGTTCGTTCATCTTTCAGTGATAAACGGCAGGATGGTGTAAAATTAAGTATTACTCTGAATCTCTCGGGCGTTTTGCCAGAACCTTACGAACTGTTCCGCATCCTGCAAACGAATATTTAGCCTTGCTTGCTTTGTTCGGAGAAAACGAAGCGACTTGTCTTGCAAACCTTGGCCAAATTGATGCTTGAAATACAAAAGCGCCGGTATGGatggatatatattttttaatgaaaaacgtTTCACCGTCCAAGCGAAACGAATCAATTTTCCTGGCGccaatattatacaataccCGCAATACAATTCACAGTTTGCAAACTCCAATTGAGCGATGCGTCACGTTCGTATTTCTAATCGCTCAACCCTTTCGGTCACAGAAGCCACTGAAGTGGTTGCacccttcttctttttttctcttgtcatttcttttatatttcatgcagaatcctgaattttttttttacattttcaggcaaaaagaataattaaacTTTGAAACGATGAAGATTGTTTGTGAATccataattgtttataattgttataaataaacatgTAGGAAAAAGAAGTATTTTCGTGAACGTAATTCGTTGGCAGAAAATCTTGATAACTTAAGTGTATTAAAAATGCTTGGAATTCATTGGTTGACAGAGATCTCGGAATGGTCGTtagattttacaaaattcaatgcgTCGGGGTAATTTTCACCCTTCTGAAGAggtgcgtgtatatatagtaTTGGAAATTGTACCTATTCTCGGCCTAAAATCGCGTTGTcttgaaacaaatatttatataaatctCATTCAAGGATACTGTCTGAAACAATGTTGATAATTCAACCAATTTTAGGGTTTGTTCTtagttttattaaatatataataaacgtTTAACTGCACTTCCCatgccaaataaaaaaaaaaaaaaaaaaaaaaaaccgaatcgCGTGACGGTAAGGGTCAATCCCATTGAAATATACCGCGGAACGAAAAATgttgataaattgaaatatcgtcGATGATCAATGAAGTTTCGCTCTGCTTAAatcgtacgtttttttttctgtttgtttCAGGTAATCCTCTTTTTTCAAGCTAGTATcaagataaaaataacagcGGTAAATTCGTGTGATAATCTCGACGCTTTAACTACAGTGTGATGGGTGAGTAATTGAGTATAGCCGATATTACACTGCgatttataattgtttttcaacgTTCGAACGAACGTCTCGACGGATTTTGTACAAGAGAACGCTGTGACCCAGCCTCCTTTGCAAAGCTTTTCATGCAATATTTATCCTCGAGTTGACTCGTTAGTCTAATTGACCTAATTGagggagagagcgagagagagagagagagagagagaggggcaCGTGTGGATTTTCACAAATTGACCCGCTCTCGCGGCTCTCGCTTTTACCACCCTTTCATACGTCCATTCGTTTTACGGTTAAGGCGCTCCGCCGGATGATGGATGACGGTATGGAAGGTTGATTATTAATCCGCGGACAAAGTGGACGCGTTTATACAAAAGCCAGAGGCGTGTTCGCAGGGTGGAGTCGGCGAtgggaagaaagaaaaacacaaatttCAATCAACGGTTGATCGTACAATAAAAAAGACACAACATCTGGTCAACTTTATTTCATATACATAATATGATAcaagttttttgcaaaatcAGTCAATAATgttataagaataaaaaagaaataatggAAGATCGTTTCGtagtgtatgtatataaaagcAATGCGTTTAATTACATACGTAATTAAATTTAGCTACTTACAATTCGATGAATCGATATGATAGACAGGCACACGTTGGGTGTCTATAAATATGTAGTTTCTTGTTCGCGTATTAAGAATTAtaagaattattttatataatatagttagcagaatataatttttttttatcttataatCAGATACAAAAATGCCTTGCCttgttacatgtatatatattatatatatttacccAGTTTTAACTTGACTCAATCTTTCCATGTAATAAGGCTTTTATACTATACAATGGAATCTGCAACGCGttgaatttttgcaaacaCGTTTGTTTCCGCgatatatgtaaaaaaaaaaaaaaaaaactgcattGAATACGATATGCTGTGGATATATATTAGTGAGTATAGCTGATTAAGGTGCGTATAGTTAATGTGCGTTACGTAATTATCATCATGCGTAGAGATTTTTCTCCTGAAATTTTGTCGTATGCGTGGAATGATTCGCGTTCAAAAATTCAGGTTGAAAAAGTAGAGAAACAATCACTTTTTTATCGGTTCGTCCAGTTTCAAAATTCGCACCACGTCGACAGGGTTCAGCTTTTTCGGTCTACAGTAAAGTGCTGAAAGTGAAATGAATCGATTagtttttcgaataaaaaaggGAACAAACTGTGTGTTATCAATGCAGTTAACTCGTAACggttgttggtttttttttttttttttaatttggattTGTTactaattactttttttataaccCTCGTAGTCGACGGCGCATCGGAGGCAGCAAAAGCAACAAATCAGTAGAATCACGGCTGTAAAATAGATGCGTATTAAAAACGTTAATTTTCGACTGACGTATTCACGCGACACGACAcgtcttctttctttctttctttctttctttccttgcGCTACGAAATATTCgtgtattatgtataaaatgtataGCTTACAAAACAAGATGGCCACCGCTATCGGCATGTTGAACATTAGACCAGATCTCGAGTAATAATCTCCTCCCTGGCTCGAGCCTTGATCATTGTTTACGAATAATTTATCTTCCGTATCTAAAAACAACATTTACTATCAACATTATCTCTCCCTGTGTTTTGTTTCCAATTGAGTGTTATTAACGACCGTTGCCTCGGTAAAGAGAACCGAACGTCAAGCAGTGTTTACGACCAATCATTATTGAATTATCGTAACGACGAAacgagtgtgtgtgtgtgtgtgtgtgtgtgtgtgtgtgtgtgtgtgtgtgtgtgtgtgtgtgtgtgtgtgtgtgtgtgtgtgtgtgtgtgtgtgtgtgtgtgtgtgtgtgtgtgtgtgtgtgtgtgtgtgtgtgtgtgtgtgtgtgtatctaCATAATAATGTCGTGTACCAAGAAACGAGATGCAAAAATTCTGGGgcaagggagggagggaggggtaGGCTGACCGATCTCATCGAAAGACGTTGGCACTCGGCAAGCAACGCGTTCTTAATTACTCGATTAACCTCCAGTGATTGCGGTCAACTGGAGAGAAGTATTTTCGTCAATTAAAACCGACGCACGACTTGATACTCCGCTCTGTGCGTTGAGGATGAAAATTCTTATCTAGTTTTGTTTTTGCGCGAGAACGTCGCGTCATATTGTTGTTTTACCTTCGTCAAGCTCGTACATGACGGGCTTTGATGGTGGTCGCTCGGTGTTACCGATGATGAAATTGTCCGGCCGGATGCTTCTGCGTCATAAAAACAAGAGAGTTAAAAGCAGGCGAACCGCATTTCGATTCCGTATTACCGGGATCAAAACAGGGGGAATTCTTTCCGAGGTGGTTAAGAGAGAAAGCTATTAGAACATGTTATCGCACGCACCTTGAGGCGACACACGTAATGGCGCCGAGGAGCAGCGCGACGAGTGACGTCAGAATCTGAGCTTGGCTGGTGACTTGAGGGTACATCGCGTTGGgttgcgttgcgttgcgttTCGACGAGTGCGTGGCTCGCGGTGTCGGAATCGAAACTGACCACTGGCGCATCCTCTCGAGCTTTCGTGACGGGAGAGGGGGAGTGTTGTTCGAACGAACGTGGTATCGTATACCAACGTCGAGTAAACCCCGAGCACACCGTTGCGGACTTGTTCGAAACGCGGTTTAGTGAGGAGTGACGGATTCACGCGGAGCGCGCAACTCAACGCCCAGTATCGACGTTAATCGTGAAACTAGGTGCAAGGTGAGTTTACCAGTTATCGACACCTTTGTACCTAATTTTTGAACCTTgtcttttacaaaattatacatttttacgacgcaaatgttttttgttttggaatttgaaaactaaGGTTCAAGCAGATGCGAACAAATAACGGTCAGTAATTGGGAGAGGGTCGATAACTGGGAGACTCGCTTTATCAACCTACTGTTTGACCGCTTTTCGGACAAGGCAGAAACGCATCCTTACACTCTGGGTGAAATCACTCGGATGCGGTTGACTTCCGGTCGATTCGCGTTCCCCGAACAACTTAACGTGACTTGACGAGGTATCGATGACGATTCTGGCAAAGTACTTGTAACTCCAATTGCTTTCAGTGGTCTTCAATAGGTGGTTGCTTGGATGTTAAATCCGATACCGATGAACCCAGCactgcatttttatttttgccgTTTCGGATAACCGATGAAtactcggtttttttttattattatttatagatcATTAAATTGTAACAGATTCGGAATTTTCATGTACCTATAGCTAATATATTTGAGTGCTGAACTGacccttcttttttcatttgcaaGGTCCGTTCGCAGAGTAGGAAAACTTAACGACCATTCCACGTCGTTGTACACTCACGTAccgtattttgaaaaagtgcGAAACTTGTTTCAAGGATATTTGATGTcgaacgaaaaagaaaagaaactaaaaCCGAGcgttaaaaatcatttgaaattttatcccAGGTCGAAATTGAcggtataaatatatcttGTTATTATACGGCTGATCATACGGTTGATTCGCTTCCCTGATTTTGAGTCCAAACAAGGATCTAAACGGTCCGGAGAATTGTCGCTTAATCCAAATGCAAGAATAAATCTTCGTGCGGCGTTGTGGTCTTAGCTTTGCTGGTATTCGACGTTGGGAATCGGGTTTAAACAAGTTAACGCGGCTGGATATCATGAAATTTCCACCCAGATACAATTATTGTCGAGGCAAAAAGTTTAAGACATCGGTGTAAAGGGGCTGATGAAAATGATTGTAAGCGTGAGAGAATTCCCAACGGAAACTTCACTCCTTAAACCAGAGCCTGCTGGCTGGCAGCGCGTTCTATCGATTCGAAAGCTTTTCAGCTTGCACCCACGACACATGGCGCCATCTCtacgacgtttttcaaaaatctccGATGCGTACCGATCGATACTCAAGACTGGCTTGCACGGTGCTGCCGCAAGCCTCACATCGTCGACTTCGACAAGCAAGCGAAAGCTCGGAGCTTTTCTGCCCGCACTTTCGCACGGATATTATCCTTGACAGAACTCTCCGATTTTTCGCCCTTCGGATCGATATTCGATAATTTCTACCCTATCACATACGGACCTACGAAAATGCTCTACTTATTCGGCTGATGGTTATATACGCGAAAGCTCGTTTCtcaatattattcatttctcgGTTGTAtagcgataaaaaatatttaagcTCCGCTCCGCGTACACTCCAAAAAAGCTTTCCGCTGTACGGGCTTGATTTAtatgtaatttatatatacgaagttaataattttctttcaaagaaaaagaagaagaagaagaagaagaaatctaTAGGACCGCGTAATTGGAATTGTGGCCTGTTTGAAATTCTCGACGACTCTCGGGcgtttgggggggggggggagggggggtggTTATAATGACCTTTGGAACATGCGGAAGAGGGGAGAGAGCGTGTCGAGTATTGCCAGGTGAGCTTTAAAGTGTCGTCGGGATAAGGGTGGGGGTTGGACGTGGCACCTCGGGGAGCCAAGAAATCGGTAAATTAGTTTAATCCAGCTACGACGGACGGATCGTTAAGAGGCGAAGACGGCAGCGACGCGCTAACTTTCTGCGCGACACGACGTCACGGACCCCGGAGCTTTAACTTATTTCGGAAAGCAGAGAGAGGCGTGTTGTTTCTCAAAGCATCGTCGGCAGCTTGAGCTTGACAAAAGCGAGGGCCTCCTTTGCCAAAAACACGGCTTCTATTATTCCGGGGCTACGTCGAGATCTCGCAAGTACTCGTAGATGTTCGCAAGTTCGACTTTTCTTCCGCAAATACGAACGAACGTCCATCCATCATCGTTTATCAAcgggggagggaaaaaaaaaaattaaccgaaatTCTAAGGGTAGATAATACAGAGCGAAAACAAAAGACGATGGAAATATATTGTTGCatgtgaattgttttttagaAGCGTACGATGATCAATTTTATTGGACTATTTCACGTTGGGTTTCAAAGAGGGAGGAGGTGAAAAAAgcagagaaaacaaaaaagaaaaaaaaaaactcccatctctaattgaaaatcatttacGTTCTTTGACGACGAAACGCGATTGATCTTCTCGACTCCTCCCTTTTTTTCCCCAAATTTTGTATActtcattcattttcaatttgtattAAAAGTCCGCTATGCGGGTAGTctatgataattattatatgcGGGAGtcgggaaaattttcttacgTTTCAATGCGcacgaaaaattattcggCGATAATTTTTGCTTCGTCGACGTTAACTTTTTACCCAAATACCTGTGTAAAGTATAATCTGAAAACCAGATTAGAAACGAAcgagaaattaataaaattatactccCTTAGAATTATTGGTACGATGTAAAAAGTCGATGTCGTTCAACCGAAGATAACCTTCTGTATTTTATGTCTGGAATAAAGCAACTCAACCGTAATTAAACAACTCACAACACGTGTCAAAGCGTAGCGGATTGATTCAGGCCAATTCGTCAGCGTCTggcgttttatttttcgaacttGAATTCCTGCGGTAGATGGAAATAAATTGGGTAGAAATTAACCCTAACCGCGGAATAATTTAGTCTTGGTTAAAAGTCACTTGGTCGCTGCAAATCCATCACTAACGATcaattctttctctttctccctgCGTTCTACATTCTTATGTATTTCTGATTCTTTTTGCAACTTGTCCGATATACCGTCTGGTCGAATTTATCCGACCGTTACGATTTTCCACGACCCTTTGGCGACCCGTAATCTGTGCTTTCAATGAAAGGGTtcttggaatgaaaaatgaacgtagaagAATCTATAGTGTACGACTGAgcgtcggttttttttttttcccctgtAACAATGTCCCTGCTATCCGCAGAAATAAAATGAGCGTAACTTTTTCATcggatattattatacaatatcgCAGGAAATTGAACGCTTGACATACCGGTAAGCTGCGTTGGATAGATGCTCGTTTATTATAACGCATGGTAAACACATTTTGACGCGAATCACAGAACAGCGGTACGACAATGCCGAATAAAATCTGTAAAGCACGTAGATCCGGACGTAGATCACACGGAAGTTCGGAAAATGCCAATCGCAGGCTCGACGCAAAGGAATTGGTTACGAAAGAAGGGAGCTTTTTTCAACGTACGCAAGGAGACAACggcagaaagaaaaaagggtCGCTGCAAATTGACTTGGTTATTTTTTATGGGAGAAAAAGAGGCGGTTATAACGATCGTCGTGTAAAGCGACACCCTCGTTCCCGtgttttacaataattttcatactCCGCGCGTGTATCATCGTCGCAAGAAGATGAGACACGACGCGTTCATTACGTCGTCGGGGTAATTGACGGTGTCAATCTCGCCGAAGATGAGTCCTTTGATTAGCCCGCGTCTCTCGTTACCCGTACCAGAATGACGTAAAGCTTTTTGCCACTGCTAATTCCACGCCGGGGATCGGAATCATAATCAGGGTGGCCACACACgaggaaaacctggaaaacctggTAATTTCggggtatttaaaaaaaagggtaatggaaaacctggaattgTCAGAGGATTTTTTACTTGGTCGTACAAATTGGCTTAgattgtcttttttttatacattatagtttttttcaattcgaattgaattttaaccGAATACAGAGTTAATAAGCTTCAGAACGATATAGATTTTAGTAAGCTAATAGAACTGGGAAAATGCCAGGAAAAACTAGGTTTGAAGTACTGgaaaaacctggaaatgtcatggaatttttttttttttgatgaaaaaatcgattcgtGCAACGcgttttgtacaaaattttatcgttattaaaatttaagaAATCATAAGCGCTACTAATTGATTACagttattaaataatattttacatcgtgaatctacatttttttttttttatcgaagcGTAAAATTATCTCCGTAACACGAAAAAAGTCTTTTTAATGTTTGGTCGGATGTATGTTTGgtttttccgaaaaaattttggtcattgcgaacaaatttttttccaattgtgTTTATTGTAGAACGACAAAGATATTTTATCGTTTCccttttattttgttttaccgacgaaaaatgaaaattgattcttAAGCTAGAATAATTTTCTATCCGATCCACGaagaattgtttcaattttaatattcacGCCACGTACGTGATCGTTACAATCAAACAACTTTGAGCCCAATGTGAAGTGATCATCAATTGCGATAATCCGAACGACGTTTTTACTACATGCGATTCGTTGATAATCGCTGGTTAATCCCGCGTTAAGAAACGCGTGGTTAACTTCCAAGTCGACGGTAATGGCGCGAAAAGACAGTCAATATCCCTCAAGAAAACCCAGAGCTAAGGGGTAAAGTTACCGTATTGTAACAACGCGAAGGCCTGAGAGCGAAAACCCGCCGCCCCGTTTTTGCCAAAGTAAATTGGATCGCCTCGAGCAGCGTAAGTCTACCACCTCAAATGATGCCCATTTatgatattcaaattcatgccCACGTGTACGATTAATATTCGCTCGGTCAGTTGGATAATACAAATGAAATGTATGCGTATGGTTTAATTGCCAAGTAACAGAATTAACAAGCTATTGTTAAATTACGCAGGTcgagaagaaaatattaaatttttttttttagtttctaCAGAGATAAGTAAATGTCAATTCTGTACATGGAACGATAACGAAAACCTTTGTTTGTTGCTTGTAAAAtctgtttttctcttttttacgtttataaataagtcttgaagttttttgATTGATAGCTGATATGGGTGCCTGTTTCGGAGAAAAACGTTTACGTTTTGGGTTTGATACGAGAAAGTCCgtacgaaaatagaaaaagtaggaaatatattcatttttcaattttgtttatcaattctttcacAGTTGTAgtttattatttactattttttaatgaaagtgatttaaatgcgaaactgaagtttgtttaattgttatttacaataaatgtttgaggGAATAgatcaatttttcttaaaacgTGAAATATCGTTCTGGTTTCTACCGAAACAAACTTTATCCCATAAAACTATGTTTCCATTTATTAGCTAcgtagaagaaatcaaaattcgcGTCGACCGCTTTTATCCATCATTATTCTCAGCTCACAAATCGGGCTATTATTGTCTAGCGTTACAATTTATACACTTCAAGGCTGTGTTTCAACGCTGTTTAAACAAACACGATTgcgtataaatattatccacAAGTCGTGACGAACgatacaatttttgaaaacagcTTCCGCAGATAATCGTATATTCGCTAATCAGAAAATACAAATCTGCACCTTAAACTTGAGagattgaacaaaaaaaaaaaaaaaattgctaacCCAAGgattcttttattttaacCGCAAATGCAAGAATTATATTTTGCTTCTGAAAATTCACTCGTCGTAATACGtatactgaatttttcacatcgtgttttctcttcttcttcattttcgcgaaattctctctctctccactctcctctctcctctctctttactttcatattttcttctcGCACTTCACAGCTGCAGGCTACGTTGCCCTATCTAGCGGAGGTGTAGATTCAGACGTGGCGTTGAATAAGCTGTAAATTCGCCGAAGGCGGTGAAGAGAAAAACGCGGTTGCAGTCGCCGAGGTGAATTCAAAGCGCGGAGGGACGCTCGTCTATTTTGTGACCTCGATGCATCCACTCGGTACTGTTCCCGCATTATTATATCGACTCACCTTCCAAGTTTCATCCCTCGACGGGTTTTTCTTGGGGGTAaattgaaaagtaaagaaagaagaagaagaa includes the following:
- the LOC124219898 gene encoding uncharacterized protein isoform X2, with amino-acid sequence MRQWSVSIPTPRATHSSKRNATQPNAMYPQVTSQAQILTSLVALLLGAITCVASRSIRPDNFIIGNTERPPSKPVMYELDEDTEDKLFVNNDQGSSQGGDYYSRSGLMFNMPIAVAILFSLYCRPKKLNPVDVVRILKLDEPIKK
- the LOC124219898 gene encoding uncharacterized protein isoform X1, with protein sequence MRQWSVSIPTPRATHSSKRNATQPNAMYPQVTSQAQILTSLVALLLGAITCVASRSIRPDNFIIGNTERPPSKPVMYELDEDTEDKLFVNNDQGSSQGGDYYSRSGLMFNMPIAVAILFSVILLICCFCCLRCAVDYEGYKKTLYCRPKKLNPVDVVRILKLDEPIKK